Proteins encoded by one window of Oreochromis niloticus isolate F11D_XX linkage group LG17, O_niloticus_UMD_NMBU, whole genome shotgun sequence:
- the fkbp2 gene encoding peptidyl-prolyl cis-trans isomerase FKBP2 — protein MRVYVLFAVAVLSLSPAAVSGAEKKKLQIGIKKRVDNCPIKSRKGDVLNMHYTGKLEDGTEFDSSIPRDRPFTFTLGTGQVIKGWDQGLLGMCEGEKRKLVIPAELGYGDRGAPPKIPGGATLIFEVELLSIERRSEL, from the coding sequence ATGCGGGTGTACGTGCTGTTCGCGGTGGCGGTGCTGTCCCTGAGCCCGGCGGCGGTGAGTGGAGCCGAGAAGAAGAAGCTGCAGATCGGCATCAAGAAGCGAGTGGACAACTGCCCCATCAAATCCCGCAAAGGAGACGTGCTGAATATGCACTACACCGGAAAGCTGGAGGACGGCACGGAATTTGACAGTAGCATTCCCCGCGACAGGCCTTTCACCTTCACCCTGGGCACCGGCCAGGTGATCAAAGGCTGGGACCAGGGCCTGCTGGGCATGTGCGAGGGCGAGAAGAGGAAGCTGGTCATCCCCGCCGAGCTGGGGTACGGAGACCGGGGAGCCCCCCCAAAGATCCCCGGCGGAGCGACGCTGATCTTCGAAGTGGAGCTGCTGAGTATCGAGAGGAGATCCGAGCTCTGA